In the Holophagales bacterium genome, one interval contains:
- a CDS encoding hydrogenase encodes MIRTLLARMSQKHRTILWPDGPAPALAQRYRGLPAIDTARCPEGCRDCASVCPTEAISFAGGKPQLDLGRCLFCPECEAACPEKAISFTSDYRLSVRARDDLRLEGAALPLAKALDAKLLSLFGRSLKLRQVSAGGCNACEADVNVLGTIGWDLGRFGIQVVASPRHADGLLITGPVTKNMELALKKTWDAVPPPKIVIAVGACAISGGPYHDRPEQLGGAAAVVPVDLFVPGCPPHPLTILDGLLRLLGRLEDEGRVPPR; translated from the coding sequence ATGATCAGGACCCTCCTCGCGCGGATGTCCCAGAAGCACCGGACGATCCTCTGGCCGGACGGCCCCGCTCCGGCGCTCGCCCAGCGTTACCGCGGCCTTCCGGCGATCGACACGGCCCGCTGCCCCGAGGGGTGCCGCGACTGCGCCAGCGTCTGCCCCACGGAGGCGATCTCGTTCGCCGGAGGAAAGCCGCAGCTCGACCTCGGCCGCTGCCTCTTCTGTCCCGAGTGCGAGGCGGCGTGCCCCGAGAAGGCGATCTCGTTCACGAGCGACTACCGGCTCTCGGTCCGCGCGCGCGACGACCTCCGCCTCGAGGGGGCGGCGCTGCCGCTCGCGAAGGCGCTCGATGCGAAGCTCCTCTCGCTCTTCGGCCGGTCGCTGAAGCTCCGGCAGGTGAGCGCGGGGGGGTGCAACGCCTGCGAGGCCGACGTGAACGTCCTCGGGACGATCGGCTGGGACCTCGGGCGCTTCGGCATCCAGGTCGTCGCCTCGCCGCGGCACGCGGACGGACTCCTGATCACCGGCCCCGTCACGAAGAACATGGAGCTCGCGCTGAAGAAGACGTGGGACGCCGTTCCGCCGCCGAAGATCGTCATCGCCGTCGGCGCCTGCGCGATCTCGGGCGGGCCCTACCACGACCGCCCCGAGCAGCTCGGAGGGGCCGCGGCCGTCGTTCCCGTCGACCTCTTCGTCCCGGGTTGTCCGCCCCACCCGCTCACGATCCTCGACGGTCTCCTCAGGCTCCTCGGAAGGCTCGAGGACGAGGGCCGGGTCCCGCCACGCTGA
- a CDS encoding hydrogenase maturation nickel metallochaperone HypA, with protein MHELSLVADIYRTARKAVDDTGAGPHRIEVVRLAVGELAAVEPDLLVFAWEAVTAGTPDAGSRLDVDFRPAKQTCAACGVIPERAAGTWLRLCPRCQGPLGIEGGDELDVLNVTFEEPDAPG; from the coding sequence ATGCACGAGCTCTCCCTCGTCGCCGACATCTACCGCACGGCCCGCAAGGCGGTCGACGACACCGGCGCCGGCCCGCACCGGATCGAGGTCGTCCGCCTCGCCGTCGGCGAGCTGGCCGCCGTGGAGCCCGATCTCCTCGTATTCGCCTGGGAAGCGGTGACGGCGGGGACGCCCGACGCAGGCTCCCGCCTCGACGTCGACTTCCGGCCCGCGAAGCAGACCTGCGCCGCCTGCGGCGTCATCCCCGAGCGCGCGGCCGGAACCTGGCTGCGCCTCTGCCCGCGCTGCCAGGGGCCGCTCGGGATCGAAGGGGGTGACGAGCTCGACGTTTTGAACGTGACGTTCGAGGAGCCGGACGCGCCGGGCTGA
- a CDS encoding serine/threonine protein kinase, giving the protein MSEPGGDDSPFSRAATMDADGVPPPAAPEKLPAQIGGFPILRKLGEGGMGIVYEAEQQSPRRRVALKVVRGGQFVDETYLRMFRREAETLARLVHPNIAAIYEAGRTEDGQHFFTMELVAGETLGAHARSRLGGESPGPDALRERMRLFGTICRAVNHAHQRGVIHRDLKPSNIVVTESGEVKILDFGLARITDADVAVGTVMTELGKIWGTLPYMSPEQTRGDSRDIDFRSDVYSLGVVLYELLTGSKPYDTQTGSLVQAIQTICEAPPRPLKEAAGGTAIDADLQTIVAKALEKEPDQRYQTAMALAEDVERWLARRPILAHPPSTFYQLRKLAARHRGSVAAAGAIAGLLVALATTMVVQAQRVRKERDRATAEAARAGAINAFLQDALGAADPWGKGSRNVALLDALRQAQAKAETAFRGQPLVQAEVLQTIGTTLSNLAEFPEAEKALRASLELRAAAAGRRSAEAGASYSGLAGLYEAWRKFDESEANGREAVAITRDVYGADSLDAAAALGDLATALRRKGKLPEAKALAEEMLRIARANGGARGKANGRGVEPGRVETNALRNLGSIAVEKRDGKTAETLARELLSLLRARHPAGHPEVANALNDLAAAQVLNEDFAGAEKNYLEAVEMATALLGAEHPEVASMRENLGGVYLRNGRLDETARILEEVLAIRRKALGDDSEPVARTLTNTAFVYMKAGNDGAAERTYREAVERLGRKLGPEHADVGLALACMGDVLRKRGKFGESEATLRRALDVLVKTGGEDGGMTQWTLKAFVNLYTAWGRPAQAAAYTARLAPAK; this is encoded by the coding sequence ATGAGCGAGCCCGGCGGAGACGACAGCCCGTTCAGCAGAGCCGCGACCATGGACGCCGACGGCGTCCCCCCGCCCGCCGCGCCGGAGAAGCTCCCCGCGCAGATCGGCGGCTTCCCGATCCTGAGAAAGCTCGGCGAGGGCGGGATGGGGATCGTCTACGAGGCCGAGCAGCAGAGCCCGCGTCGCCGCGTCGCCTTGAAGGTGGTCCGCGGCGGCCAGTTCGTCGACGAGACCTACCTCCGGATGTTCCGCCGCGAGGCGGAGACGCTCGCGCGGCTCGTCCACCCGAACATCGCGGCGATCTACGAGGCGGGACGGACCGAGGACGGCCAGCACTTCTTCACGATGGAGCTCGTCGCCGGCGAGACGCTCGGTGCCCATGCGCGGAGCCGTCTCGGCGGCGAGAGCCCGGGACCCGACGCGCTCCGGGAACGGATGAGGCTCTTCGGGACGATCTGCCGCGCGGTGAACCACGCGCACCAGCGCGGAGTCATCCACCGCGACCTGAAGCCCTCGAACATCGTCGTGACCGAGTCGGGCGAGGTGAAGATCCTCGACTTCGGCCTCGCGCGGATCACCGACGCGGACGTCGCCGTCGGGACGGTGATGACCGAGCTCGGGAAGATCTGGGGGACGCTGCCGTACATGAGCCCGGAGCAGACACGGGGCGACAGCCGCGACATCGACTTCCGGTCGGACGTCTACTCCCTCGGCGTCGTCCTCTACGAGCTCCTGACGGGCAGCAAGCCCTACGACACGCAGACGGGCTCCCTCGTGCAGGCCATCCAGACGATCTGCGAGGCGCCGCCCCGGCCGCTGAAGGAAGCGGCGGGAGGGACGGCGATCGACGCCGACCTCCAGACGATCGTGGCCAAGGCGCTCGAGAAGGAACCGGACCAGAGGTACCAGACCGCGATGGCCCTCGCGGAGGACGTGGAGCGCTGGCTCGCGCGGCGGCCCATCCTCGCCCATCCGCCGAGCACCTTCTACCAGCTCCGCAAGCTCGCGGCCCGGCACAGGGGGAGCGTCGCGGCGGCCGGCGCGATCGCCGGGCTGCTCGTGGCCCTGGCCACGACGATGGTCGTGCAGGCCCAGCGCGTGAGGAAGGAGCGCGACCGCGCCACGGCCGAGGCGGCGAGGGCGGGCGCGATCAACGCCTTCCTCCAGGATGCGCTCGGCGCGGCCGACCCGTGGGGAAAGGGCTCGCGCAACGTGGCGCTGCTCGACGCCCTCAGGCAGGCGCAGGCGAAGGCGGAGACGGCGTTCCGGGGCCAGCCCCTCGTCCAGGCCGAGGTGCTCCAGACGATCGGCACCACGCTTTCGAACCTCGCGGAGTTCCCCGAGGCCGAGAAAGCGCTCCGGGCCTCGCTCGAACTGCGTGCGGCGGCGGCCGGGAGGAGGAGCGCGGAAGCCGGGGCGTCGTACAGCGGACTCGCGGGCCTCTACGAGGCGTGGCGAAAGTTCGACGAATCCGAGGCGAACGGTCGAGAGGCCGTCGCGATCACGCGCGACGTCTACGGGGCGGACAGCCTCGACGCGGCCGCCGCTCTCGGCGACCTCGCGACGGCCCTGCGCCGCAAGGGGAAGCTCCCGGAAGCCAAGGCGCTCGCCGAGGAGATGCTGCGTATCGCACGGGCGAACGGCGGCGCGAGGGGAAAGGCGAACGGACGGGGCGTCGAGCCCGGGCGGGTCGAGACGAACGCGCTCCGGAACCTCGGGAGCATCGCGGTCGAGAAGCGGGACGGGAAGACCGCCGAGACCCTCGCGCGCGAGCTGCTGTCGCTGCTCCGGGCGCGGCACCCGGCGGGGCACCCGGAGGTCGCGAACGCGCTGAACGATCTCGCCGCGGCGCAGGTCCTGAACGAGGACTTCGCGGGCGCGGAGAAGAACTACCTGGAAGCCGTGGAGATGGCGACCGCGCTCCTCGGGGCGGAGCACCCCGAGGTCGCCAGCATGCGCGAGAACCTCGGGGGCGTCTACCTGCGCAACGGCCGCCTCGACGAGACCGCGCGCATCCTCGAGGAGGTGCTCGCCATCCGGCGCAAGGCGCTCGGGGACGACTCGGAGCCGGTGGCGCGGACGCTCACGAACACGGCGTTCGTCTACATGAAGGCCGGCAACGACGGGGCCGCCGAGCGGACGTACCGGGAAGCCGTGGAGCGGCTGGGCAGGAAGCTCGGGCCCGAGCATGCCGACGTCGGCCTCGCGCTCGCGTGCATGGGAGACGTCCTGCGCAAGCGGGGCAAGTT